From Prochlorococcus sp. MIT 1223, the proteins below share one genomic window:
- a CDS encoding anthranilate synthase component I family protein, with protein MDSSNRAKFLKSAAQGASFIPLSQSWPADLETPLSTWLKVGNGNPPGVLLESVEGGETLGRWSVVATDPLWVATVRGDQLTRKWRDGRCETSTGNPFESLREWLAPYKSEPLSGVPPIGQLYGMWGYELIHWIEPSVPVYQSSENDLPDGIWMFMDRVLIFDQVKRFITAIAYGDLTNHSEPEEAYEIALQRINNLKDLMCTPLANANINNLNWKLNRENLPYTKRNWTKSKFEKTVKTVKEFIAKGDIFQLVISQKFNATVSENPFDLYRSLRMVNPSPFMAFFDFGDWQLIGSSPEVMVKAEPSQDGIEVSLRPIAGTRPRGTTEIEDLMLERELLSDPKERAEHVMLVDLGRNDLGRVCQSGTVSVDELMVIERYSHVMHIVSEVKGLLDADKDVWDLLMAAFPAGTVSGAPKIRAMQLINQLETERRGPYSGVYGSMDLNGALNTAITIRTMIVVPNGKGGWNVQVQAGAGVVADSIPTNEFQETLNKAKGMLSAVACLNQDSK; from the coding sequence ATGGACAGCTCAAACAGAGCAAAATTTTTGAAATCTGCTGCCCAAGGGGCAAGCTTTATTCCTCTTTCACAAAGTTGGCCAGCTGACTTAGAGACCCCACTTTCAACGTGGTTAAAAGTGGGAAATGGAAACCCCCCAGGCGTTTTGCTCGAATCTGTAGAAGGAGGAGAAACTCTTGGTAGATGGAGTGTTGTTGCTACTGACCCTTTATGGGTTGCAACTGTAAGAGGAGACCAATTAACTAGAAAATGGCGTGATGGGAGATGTGAAACTTCAACCGGTAATCCATTCGAATCCTTGAGGGAATGGCTTGCACCATACAAATCAGAACCTTTGTCAGGTGTTCCTCCTATAGGCCAACTTTATGGAATGTGGGGGTATGAATTAATTCATTGGATTGAACCTTCTGTCCCTGTGTATCAATCTTCTGAAAATGATTTGCCAGATGGAATATGGATGTTTATGGATAGAGTCTTGATATTTGATCAAGTCAAAAGATTTATCACAGCTATTGCATATGGAGATTTAACTAATCATTCTGAACCAGAAGAAGCATATGAAATTGCTCTTCAAAGAATAAATAATCTCAAAGATTTGATGTGTACTCCACTTGCTAATGCTAATATTAATAATTTGAATTGGAAATTAAATAGAGAAAATTTACCTTATACTAAAAGGAATTGGACGAAATCTAAATTTGAGAAAACAGTTAAAACTGTTAAAGAATTTATTGCAAAGGGTGATATCTTTCAATTAGTAATTAGTCAAAAATTTAATGCAACAGTTTCTGAAAATCCATTTGATTTGTATCGAAGTTTAAGGATGGTGAACCCTTCACCTTTTATGGCGTTCTTTGATTTTGGTGATTGGCAATTAATAGGTTCAAGCCCTGAGGTAATGGTGAAAGCAGAGCCATCTCAAGATGGTATTGAAGTTAGTCTTAGACCAATTGCTGGAACTCGTCCTAGAGGAACTACAGAGATTGAAGATCTAATGCTTGAAAGAGAGCTGTTATCCGATCCGAAGGAAAGAGCTGAACATGTAATGTTAGTTGATTTAGGACGTAATGATTTAGGTCGTGTATGTCAATCAGGCACTGTTTCCGTTGATGAGCTCATGGTTATAGAAAGATATTCACACGTTATGCATATCGTTAGCGAGGTTAAAGGTTTACTGGATGCTGATAAAGATGTTTGGGATTTACTGATGGCGGCTTTCCCTGCTGGAACAGTGAGTGGAGCGCCAAAGATAAGAGCTATGCAATTGATTAATCAACTTGAGACAGAGAGAAGAGGTCCTTATTCAGGAGTTTATGGATCTATGGATCTCAATGGAGCTTTGAATACAGCAATTACAATCAGAACAATGATTGTGGTACCTAATGGTAAAGGTGGTTGGAATGTGCAAGTACAGGCTGGAGCAGGAGTAGTTGCAGATTCAATTCCAACTAATGAATTTCAGGAGACCTTAAATAAAGCCAAGGGAATGTTATCTGCGGTTGCCTGTCTCAATCAAGATAGTAAATGA
- a CDS encoding photosystem I reaction center subunit II, with protein sequence MTEGLTGKIPQSIGSTGGLLNAAEQEEKYAITWSSKKDQAFELPTGGAALMNEGANLMYFARKEQCLALGTQLRSFKPRIEDFKIYRIYPGGDVEFLHPKDGVFPEKVNEGRVSVNHNPRRIGENPDPSKLKFSGKKTYDA encoded by the coding sequence ATGACTGAAGGTTTAACAGGCAAAATTCCTCAAAGCATAGGAAGCACAGGTGGTCTTCTTAATGCAGCAGAGCAAGAGGAAAAATATGCGATTACCTGGTCAAGTAAAAAGGATCAGGCTTTTGAGTTGCCTACTGGTGGTGCAGCGCTAATGAATGAAGGTGCAAACTTAATGTATTTTGCCAGAAAAGAGCAATGTTTAGCTTTAGGCACGCAGTTAAGATCATTTAAGCCTCGGATTGAGGATTTCAAGATTTATAGAATTTATCCAGGTGGTGATGTTGAATTTCTTCATCCAAAAGATGGAGTATTTCCTGAAAAAGTTAATGAGGGAAGGGTCTCTGTAAATCATAATCCAAGGAGAATTGGTGAAAACCCTGATCCCTCAAAGCTTAAATTCAGCGGTAAAAAGACCTACGACGCTTGA
- the gshA gene encoding glutamate--cysteine ligase, whose amino-acid sequence MNMRFLLKGFEVELFTGSFTGKNVGVAASVTEDLSEFVIEPDQRNLEFITSPERQYSVLREALLSPRRKLRKWLAQRNLTILPGSTLSLGNSNYFERSDPLNPYHELIENTYGTDVVTSSVHINLGIEDSSILFAALRLIRCESALFLALSASSPFLDGRSTGVHSQRWIQFPKTPKQVPLFVNHDHYVSWFKTQLDKGIMWNERHFWSSVRPNGDRRPHDLNRLEIRICDLITDCDLLLAVTALIELRILTLIHGVEQLDPLEVSNLNVNELALLSDLNDIAAAKTSIDSTLNHWVDGKSIKCRDWIEELLESVSPLAMEMDMIETLKPIQHVLNNGNQAIQWLDRYSHGESIEALIQQSISSMEQEESTTHQDIS is encoded by the coding sequence ATGAATATGCGTTTCTTATTAAAAGGTTTTGAAGTAGAGCTTTTTACAGGTTCTTTTACCGGGAAAAATGTGGGAGTTGCCGCATCTGTTACGGAAGATCTATCGGAATTTGTTATAGAGCCTGATCAACGCAATTTGGAATTTATTACCTCTCCAGAAAGACAATATTCGGTATTAAGAGAAGCGCTTTTGTCTCCTAGAAGAAAATTAAGAAAATGGTTAGCACAAAGAAATCTTACGATTTTGCCTGGGAGTACTTTGAGCCTTGGAAATAGTAATTATTTTGAACGCTCTGATCCTTTAAACCCATATCACGAGCTAATTGAAAATACGTATGGAACAGACGTTGTTACAAGTAGTGTTCATATCAATTTAGGAATCGAGGATTCATCCATTCTATTTGCAGCTTTGCGACTAATTCGTTGTGAAAGTGCTTTGTTTTTAGCTTTGAGCGCAAGCTCCCCATTCTTGGATGGACGTTCTACTGGGGTGCACTCGCAGAGATGGATACAGTTTCCAAAAACCCCTAAACAAGTACCTCTTTTTGTTAATCATGACCATTATGTGAGTTGGTTTAAAACCCAGCTAGATAAGGGCATCATGTGGAATGAAAGACATTTCTGGAGTTCAGTGAGGCCTAATGGTGATAGAAGACCTCATGATTTGAATCGATTAGAAATACGTATTTGCGACTTGATAACAGACTGTGATTTGCTTTTGGCCGTAACAGCATTAATAGAGTTAAGAATTTTGACTCTGATTCATGGAGTAGAACAACTAGATCCACTGGAGGTAAGTAACCTTAATGTGAATGAACTTGCTCTTCTAAGCGATTTGAACGATATTGCTGCTGCAAAAACTAGTATTGATTCAACCCTTAACCATTGGGTGGATGGGAAATCGATAAAATGTAGAGATTGGATTGAGGAGTTGTTAGAAAGTGTTTCACCATTAGCTATGGAGATGGACATGATAGAAACTCTTAAGCCCATACAACATGTTTTAAATAATGGTAATCAGGCTATTCAATGGTTAGATAGATATTCACATGGTGAATCGATTGAGGCATTAATTCAACAAAGCATCTCAAGTATGGAGCAAGAAGAATCCACTACACATCAAGATATATCTTGA